One region of Microbacterium sp. M28 genomic DNA includes:
- a CDS encoding protein kinase domain-containing protein, with the protein MRPTQGVSFGGRYELQSRIAIGGMGEVWEATDHVIGRTVAIKILKDEYMGDPGFLERFRAEARHAALVNHEGIASVFDYGEENGSAYLVMELVPGEALSTVLERDGALSADKTLDIVAQTAAALQAAHAAGLVHRDIKPGNLLITPDGRVKITDFGIARIADQVPLTATGQVMGTVQYLSPEQASGHPASPATDIYSLGIVAYESLAGKRPFTGESQVAIAMAQINEQPPPLPPTVPIPVQNLVMAMITKKPADRPSSAATVARAAQALRRGDLNSAAIAVPAIATGGVADDATRMMDASGDDATRILTTTAALETDDAVEEEKKKKRSPWTWPLIALIVILLLAVGGTIIALLSGDPEEKPTTPPPTTQSQTPTPDPTPTEDPRVNVGELGLVGMTCDQAVTAADAAGLDASCVTGSTPASSPEQKGTVQSVEPGGMVEPGTALTLTLFGDVITVSPPSSAPTLGGEAVAGAKVMLNWTNYTCPSGVPALSAYEVTITNATFADGTTTRSFTPAERSAEITIGADKAGQNVTATYQAFCGGDRPTGSSPQLTAPIQPAATELPGADVDGAVDAGGDAEG; encoded by the coding sequence ATGAGGCCGACGCAGGGTGTGTCGTTCGGTGGACGGTACGAGCTCCAGTCGCGAATCGCGATCGGCGGCATGGGCGAGGTCTGGGAGGCGACCGATCATGTGATCGGCCGAACAGTCGCCATCAAGATCCTCAAGGACGAGTACATGGGGGATCCGGGCTTCCTCGAGCGCTTCCGCGCCGAGGCCCGGCACGCCGCACTCGTCAACCACGAGGGCATCGCCAGCGTGTTCGACTACGGCGAGGAGAACGGCAGCGCCTACCTCGTCATGGAGTTGGTGCCCGGCGAGGCGCTCTCCACCGTCCTCGAGCGCGACGGCGCCCTGAGCGCGGACAAGACGCTGGACATCGTCGCGCAGACCGCTGCTGCGCTGCAGGCCGCGCACGCCGCCGGCCTCGTGCACCGCGACATCAAGCCGGGCAACCTGCTGATCACGCCGGACGGGCGCGTCAAGATCACCGACTTCGGCATCGCCCGCATCGCCGACCAGGTGCCGCTGACGGCGACCGGTCAGGTGATGGGCACGGTGCAGTACCTGTCGCCCGAGCAGGCGTCCGGCCACCCGGCATCCCCTGCGACCGACATCTACTCGCTCGGCATCGTGGCGTACGAGTCCCTGGCGGGCAAGCGTCCGTTCACCGGCGAGTCCCAGGTCGCGATCGCGATGGCGCAGATCAACGAGCAGCCGCCGCCGCTGCCGCCGACCGTGCCGATCCCCGTGCAGAACCTCGTGATGGCGATGATCACGAAGAAGCCGGCCGACCGGCCGAGCTCGGCCGCGACCGTCGCTCGCGCGGCTCAGGCACTGCGCCGCGGCGATCTGAACTCCGCGGCGATCGCCGTGCCGGCGATCGCCACCGGCGGCGTCGCCGATGACGCGACCCGCATGATGGACGCCTCGGGCGACGACGCGACACGCATCCTCACGACGACCGCCGCCCTCGAGACGGACGACGCCGTCGAAGAGGAGAAGAAGAAGAAGCGCAGCCCGTGGACGTGGCCGCTGATCGCGCTCATCGTGATCCTGCTGCTCGCCGTCGGCGGCACCATCATCGCGCTGCTCTCCGGCGACCCGGAGGAGAAGCCCACGACGCCTCCGCCGACCACGCAGTCGCAGACGCCGACCCCCGACCCCACGCCGACGGAGGACCCGCGCGTCAACGTCGGCGAGCTCGGTCTGGTCGGCATGACCTGCGACCAGGCCGTCACCGCGGCGGATGCCGCAGGGCTCGATGCCAGCTGCGTCACCGGCAGCACGCCTGCTTCCTCGCCGGAGCAGAAGGGCACCGTGCAGAGCGTCGAGCCCGGCGGAATGGTCGAACCTGGCACCGCGCTGACACTGACGCTGTTCGGCGATGTCATCACCGTGAGCCCGCCGAGCTCCGCGCCGACCCTCGGCGGCGAGGCGGTCGCCGGTGCGAAGGTCATGCTGAACTGGACGAACTACACCTGCCCGTCCGGTGTGCCGGCGCTGAGCGCGTACGAGGTCACCATCACGAACGCGACGTTCGCCGACGGCACGACGACCCGCAGCTTCACGCCAGCCGAGCGCAGCGCCGAGATCACGATCGGTGCGGACAAGGCCGGACAGAACGTCACGGCGACGTACCAGGCGTTCTGCGGCGGCGACCGGCCAACCGGGAGCTCCCCCCAGCTGACCGCACCGATCCAGCCCGCGGCGACCGAGCTTCCGGGTGCGGACGTCGATGGCGCGGTAGACGCGGGCGGCGACGCCGAAGGGTAG
- a CDS encoding peptidoglycan D,D-transpeptidase FtsI family protein → MTKELRRLSIIMLAMFLSLFIATSWIQVVEADALAQNPNNRRTLLNGYEIQRGSIIASGTPIAYSTPTDDNYAFQRNYTDAAMWAPVTGYFNPALSGTGISGIEKAMNAELSGTGAGAFFAEIERIVSGQPQTGFSVELTLDAEVQRVAYEALDGLQGAVVAIEPSTGRVLALASSPSYDTNLLAVHDVAAVNETYEQLRDSADNPLYNRAIAGNLNPPGSTFKVVVASAAFATGEWTPESTLPNPARYTLPGTSTQISNAGGGTCGAGATVTIADALRLSCNIPMAQLAVAIGDDAIRETAEAYGFDRSFDIPLTSTASTYPRGLSDDQTALTGFGQGDVRATPLQMAMVSAGLANDGVVMNPRMVDAVIGTDLSVQRAYENTEFGRAVEASVAQSVSDAMVASVASGAASNARIDGVDVAGKTGTAENGDTEPYTLWFTGFAPADDPQVAVAVVVEDGGGKGQSGSGNSVAAPIAKKVIEAVLSK, encoded by the coding sequence ATGACCAAGGAACTGCGCCGCCTCAGCATCATCATGCTCGCGATGTTCCTGTCGCTGTTCATCGCGACCAGCTGGATCCAGGTCGTCGAGGCCGATGCCCTGGCCCAGAACCCGAACAACAGGCGCACCCTGCTGAACGGATACGAGATCCAGCGCGGCTCGATCATCGCCTCGGGGACGCCGATCGCCTACTCGACACCGACCGATGACAACTATGCGTTCCAGCGCAACTACACGGATGCCGCGATGTGGGCGCCCGTCACCGGGTACTTCAATCCCGCGCTCTCCGGCACCGGCATCAGCGGCATCGAGAAGGCGATGAACGCCGAGCTCTCCGGCACGGGAGCCGGCGCGTTCTTCGCCGAGATCGAGCGCATCGTCTCCGGACAGCCGCAGACCGGCTTCAGCGTGGAACTGACGCTGGATGCCGAGGTGCAGCGGGTCGCCTATGAGGCCCTGGACGGGCTGCAGGGCGCCGTCGTGGCGATCGAACCGTCGACGGGCCGTGTGCTGGCCCTCGCGTCGTCGCCGAGCTACGACACGAACCTGCTCGCCGTACACGACGTCGCCGCGGTCAACGAGACCTACGAGCAGTTGCGCGATTCCGCCGACAACCCGCTCTACAACAGGGCCATCGCGGGCAACCTCAACCCTCCTGGGTCGACCTTCAAGGTCGTCGTCGCCTCCGCGGCCTTCGCCACCGGAGAGTGGACCCCCGAGTCGACACTGCCGAACCCCGCGCGATACACGTTGCCTGGGACCAGCACGCAGATCTCCAACGCAGGTGGCGGGACCTGCGGCGCCGGCGCCACGGTCACGATCGCGGACGCCCTGCGGCTGAGCTGCAACATCCCGATGGCGCAGCTGGCCGTCGCGATCGGCGATGACGCGATCCGCGAGACGGCGGAGGCGTACGGGTTCGACCGGTCCTTCGACATCCCGCTGACCTCGACGGCGTCCACCTACCCGCGCGGGCTCAGCGATGACCAGACCGCGCTCACCGGTTTCGGCCAGGGCGATGTCCGTGCCACGCCGCTGCAGATGGCCATGGTGTCGGCAGGGCTGGCCAACGACGGCGTCGTGATGAACCCGCGGATGGTGGATGCCGTGATCGGCACCGATCTGTCGGTGCAGCGGGCGTATGAGAACACCGAGTTCGGCCGCGCCGTCGAAGCGTCCGTCGCGCAGTCCGTGAGCGACGCGATGGTCGCGAGTGTCGCGTCCGGAGCCGCGTCTAATGCGAGAATAGACGGAGTCGATGTCGCCGGTAAGACGGGTACGGCGGAGAACGGTGACACAGAGCCGTACACGCTGTGGTTCACAGGTTTCGCCCCGGCGGATGATCCGCAGGTGGCGGTGGCAGTCGTCGTCGAAGACGGCGGTGGTAAGGGTCAGTCCGGATCCGGCAATTCAGTTGCCGCTCCGATTGCGAAGAAGGTCATTGAGGCGGTGCTGAGCAAATGA
- a CDS encoding FtsW/RodA/SpoVE family cell cycle protein has product MSTDVAADTAVIKALKKMRLPQTQRNREFWLLLFACALSGAALALVQLGALGTIDPMILFIGGGLAVLVFALHIVLRIVASDADPFVVPIATLLTGLGIAMIYRIDLAKNLTGWDAYSSKQLAWTAISLAGAIALVIALRNYRVLFRYTYLFGLAGIVLLLLPFVPGLRVTTANADVWVSLGGFISFQPGELAKLCLAIFFAGYLVRTRESLTSVGTRFLGITWPRARELGPVIVVWLISLGIIVFQRDLGTGVLIFGMFIAMLYVATGKTSWVVIGLALVAVGVFLATQILSYVRGRFTNWLYAFDPSIVDPQGAGFQLQQGIFGLAQGGLIGTGLGMGRPQVTPLAHSDYIIPSLGEELGLVGIFAILCLYMVFISRGIRIGMAGQDDFGKLLATGLSFTIALQVFIMVGGVTRLIPLTGLTTPFLAAGGSSLIANWLIVALLLRISDGVRRQPRVVIG; this is encoded by the coding sequence ATGAGCACCGACGTCGCCGCAGACACCGCGGTCATCAAGGCGCTGAAGAAGATGCGGCTGCCCCAGACGCAGCGCAACCGCGAATTCTGGCTGCTGCTGTTCGCGTGCGCGCTCAGCGGCGCAGCCCTCGCCCTGGTGCAGCTCGGCGCTCTCGGCACGATCGACCCCATGATCCTGTTCATCGGCGGCGGACTCGCGGTGCTGGTGTTCGCCCTGCACATCGTGCTGCGCATCGTCGCGTCGGACGCCGACCCGTTCGTCGTCCCGATCGCGACGCTGCTCACCGGGCTCGGCATCGCCATGATCTACCGGATCGACCTGGCCAAGAACCTCACCGGCTGGGATGCGTACTCGTCCAAGCAGCTGGCGTGGACGGCGATCTCCCTCGCCGGCGCGATCGCGCTGGTCATCGCGCTGCGCAACTACCGCGTGCTGTTCCGCTACACGTACCTGTTCGGCCTCGCCGGAATCGTGCTGCTGCTGCTGCCGTTCGTCCCCGGGCTGCGCGTCACGACCGCGAACGCCGACGTGTGGGTGTCGCTCGGCGGCTTCATCTCCTTCCAGCCCGGTGAGCTCGCCAAGCTGTGCCTGGCGATCTTCTTCGCCGGATACCTCGTGCGCACGCGGGAGAGCCTGACGTCGGTCGGCACGCGCTTCCTCGGCATCACGTGGCCCCGAGCCCGCGAACTCGGCCCCGTGATCGTCGTGTGGCTGATCTCGCTGGGCATCATCGTCTTCCAGCGCGACCTCGGCACCGGTGTGCTGATCTTCGGCATGTTCATCGCGATGCTCTACGTCGCCACCGGCAAGACGAGCTGGGTCGTGATCGGCCTCGCCCTCGTCGCGGTCGGCGTCTTCCTCGCCACCCAGATCCTCAGCTACGTGCGCGGTCGCTTCACCAACTGGCTGTATGCGTTCGACCCGAGCATCGTCGACCCGCAGGGCGCCGGATTCCAGCTGCAGCAGGGCATCTTCGGTCTCGCCCAGGGCGGGCTCATCGGAACCGGACTCGGCATGGGCCGCCCGCAGGTGACGCCGCTGGCGCACAGCGACTACATCATCCCGAGCCTCGGGGAGGAGCTCGGGCTGGTGGGCATCTTCGCGATCCTCTGCCTGTACATGGTCTTCATCAGTCGCGGCATCCGCATCGGCATGGCCGGCCAGGACGACTTCGGCAAGCTCCTCGCGACCGGCCTGTCGTTCACGATCGCGCTGCAGGTGTTCATCATGGTCGGCGGCGTCACGCGGCTCATCCCACTGACGGGCCTCACGACCCCCTTCCTGGCCGCCGGCGGATCGTCTCTGATCGCCAACTGGCTCATCGTCGCGCTGCTGCTGCGCATCTCCGACGGTGTGCGCCGTCAGCCGAGGGTGGTGATCGGATGA
- a CDS encoding PP2C family protein-serine/threonine phosphatase, whose product MVFEGSSAAISHTGKVRSNNQDSGYAGANLFAVADGMGGHAGGDVASSIAIQRLAPLDTTYPTTDDAQASLQAATTTAAGDLIRAAKDRPELAGLGTTVSAIIMVDEYAVIGHIGDSRIYLFRDDELTQITADHTFVQRLVDSGRITPEEARYHPRRSVLMRVLSDMDNDPELDMFVMPTLPGDRWLLCSDGLSGVVDELHIAKVMRQGLAPGRTADTLLKQALDGGAPDNVTIVLVDVGGQHPLSSGTATIVGSASNPSGILVPAARASRSSWLHPVRQAANEPTHFEPAADYLEELIEEDKRRAKRRRAGWISALVIALLALIGAGFLAYNWTQTRYFVGADEDSVVIFQGVQQNIGPITLSSPIEDTDILLADLPPYQRASVERTINARSLADAEAIVLRLQAGADAVKEDEARTTPMPTPLPTEEGAP is encoded by the coding sequence ATGGTCTTCGAGGGCTCGAGCGCCGCGATCTCCCACACCGGGAAGGTCCGCTCCAACAACCAGGACTCCGGTTACGCCGGAGCCAACCTGTTCGCCGTCGCCGACGGCATGGGCGGCCACGCGGGTGGCGATGTCGCGTCGAGCATCGCGATCCAGCGCCTCGCACCGCTGGACACCACGTACCCGACGACCGACGACGCGCAGGCATCCCTCCAGGCGGCGACGACGACCGCCGCGGGCGATCTGATCCGCGCTGCCAAGGACCGTCCGGAGCTCGCAGGCCTGGGCACCACGGTCAGCGCGATCATCATGGTCGACGAGTACGCCGTCATCGGTCACATCGGCGATTCGCGCATCTATCTCTTCCGCGACGACGAGCTCACGCAGATCACCGCAGACCACACGTTCGTCCAGCGCCTCGTCGACTCGGGCCGCATCACGCCGGAGGAGGCGCGCTACCACCCGCGGCGCTCCGTCCTCATGCGCGTGCTCAGCGACATGGACAACGACCCGGAGCTCGACATGTTCGTCATGCCGACGCTCCCCGGTGACCGCTGGCTGCTCTGTTCAGACGGGCTCTCCGGCGTGGTCGACGAGCTGCACATCGCGAAGGTCATGCGCCAGGGCCTCGCCCCCGGTCGCACCGCGGACACCCTGCTCAAGCAGGCGCTGGACGGCGGAGCGCCGGACAACGTCACGATCGTGCTGGTGGACGTGGGAGGACAGCATCCACTCTCCTCCGGTACGGCGACCATCGTCGGCTCGGCATCGAACCCCTCAGGCATCCTGGTCCCCGCTGCCCGCGCGAGTCGCAGCAGCTGGCTGCACCCGGTTCGGCAGGCGGCGAACGAACCGACCCACTTCGAACCGGCCGCCGACTACCTCGAAGAGCTCATCGAAGAGGACAAGCGCCGGGCGAAGCGCCGACGCGCCGGATGGATCAGCGCGCTCGTCATCGCCCTGCTGGCGCTGATCGGCGCGGGGTTCCTCGCCTACAACTGGACGCAGACCCGCTACTTCGTCGGTGCCGACGAGGACAGCGTCGTGATCTTCCAGGGCGTGCAGCAGAACATCGGCCCGATCACGCTGTCGTCGCCGATCGAGGACACCGACATCCTGCTCGCCGACCTGCCGCCGTACCAGCGGGCCTCGGTCGAGCGCACGATCAACGCCCGGTCCCTCGCGGATGCCGAGGCCATCGTCCTGCGCCTGCAGGCCGGAGCCGACGCCGTCAAGGAGGACGAGGCGCGGACCACGCCGATGCCGACTCCGCTGCCCACGGAAGAGGGGGCGCCATGA
- a CDS encoding FHA domain-containing protein: MSELVLVLLRVGFLVLLWFFVFGVVYSLRADLFGVRARKLPAEATAAPAASSTPASTPASGISAKASAPAAKPGSPATATSATRLVITSGPKAGLEIPLGSEPMTIGRSSESGLVIRDDYTSSHHARLMLRGGTWTIQDLDSTNGTYLDGKRLSGGPAVIGIGIPVKVGATTFELRA, from the coding sequence GTGAGTGAACTCGTCCTCGTCCTGCTGCGCGTGGGCTTCCTCGTCCTGCTGTGGTTCTTCGTGTTCGGCGTCGTGTACTCGCTGCGCGCCGACCTCTTCGGCGTCCGCGCGCGCAAGCTCCCCGCCGAGGCCACGGCGGCACCGGCGGCCTCATCGACCCCGGCCTCCACGCCGGCATCCGGCATCTCGGCGAAGGCGTCCGCACCGGCGGCCAAGCCCGGCTCCCCGGCGACCGCGACCAGCGCCACGCGCCTCGTCATCACCTCCGGCCCGAAGGCGGGCCTGGAGATCCCCCTCGGCAGCGAGCCCATGACGATCGGCCGCTCGAGCGAATCCGGGCTCGTGATCCGCGACGACTACACCTCCAGCCACCACGCGCGTCTGATGCTGCGCGGCGGCACCTGGACCATCCAGGATCTCGACTCGACGAACGGCACGTACCTCGACGGCAAGCGCCTCAGCGGCGGCCCTGCCGTGATCGGCATCGGCATCCCCGTCAAGGTGGGCGCCACGACCTTCGAACTGCGAGCCTGA
- a CDS encoding FhaA domain-containing protein: MGLLDSFEKGLERAVNSAFAKTFRSGIQPVEIASALRREADTKAAIVSRDRIIAPNSYLVRLSPDDAERMQSVGSPLIDELLALVTKHGKTQGYSFAGPLSIALEADEKVATGTVRVNSSTIEGRVTWQAVVDVDGRRHSISRSRTVIGRGSDADITISDAGSSRRHAEILWDGERAMMRDLGSTNGTKVNGDKVREARLDSDTTITIGRTDLVFRVVPVASPQRRDDDATRAFGVTP; this comes from the coding sequence GTGGGACTACTTGACAGCTTTGAGAAGGGTCTCGAGCGCGCTGTGAACAGCGCGTTCGCGAAGACCTTCCGCAGCGGCATCCAGCCGGTGGAGATCGCCTCCGCCTTGCGGCGCGAAGCCGACACGAAGGCCGCGATCGTCAGTCGTGACCGCATCATCGCGCCCAACAGTTACCTCGTGCGCCTCAGCCCCGACGACGCCGAGCGGATGCAGTCGGTCGGCAGCCCCCTCATCGACGAACTGCTCGCCCTCGTCACCAAGCACGGCAAGACCCAGGGCTACAGCTTCGCCGGCCCCCTCTCCATCGCCCTCGAGGCCGACGAGAAGGTCGCCACCGGCACGGTCCGGGTGAACTCCTCGACGATCGAGGGACGCGTCACCTGGCAGGCCGTCGTCGACGTCGACGGTCGCCGGCACTCGATCTCCCGGTCGCGCACGGTCATCGGCCGCGGCAGCGACGCCGACATCACGATCTCGGATGCCGGTTCGAGCCGCCGCCATGCGGAGATCCTCTGGGACGGCGAGCGCGCCATGATGCGCGATCTCGGATCGACGAACGGCACCAAGGTCAACGGGGACAAGGTCCGCGAAGCGCGCCTCGATTCCGACACCACGATCACGATCGGCCGCACCGACCTCGTCTTCCGGGTCGTTCCGGTGGCCTCGCCGCAGCGCAGGGACGACGACGCGACGCGTGCCTTCGGGGTGACGCCGTGA